A portion of the bacterium genome contains these proteins:
- a CDS encoding MoxR family ATPase yields MSQEIQQNLERVKGYQPLLSSVLEEVSKVVVGQKYMVERLLMGVLLEGHILVEGVPGLAKTTTVRALARVLDVKFQRIQFTPDLLPADLIGTQIYSPKTQDFSVKQGPIFANIILADEINRAPAKVQSALLEAMQEKQVTIGNSTFHLEPPFVVLATQNPIEQEGTYPLPEAQVDRFMLKLNVSYPSKEEEVAIMDRAQAGHWEELRPLLKAAQLGEMRRLIEQVYLDPKIKDYIVRIVLATRNPAELKLGLESYVQFGASPRASIYLSAVARCYAFLQGRAFVTPQDVKTMAPDVLRHRILLTYMAEAEGLSSDEVLKKILDQLEVP; encoded by the coding sequence ATGAGCCAAGAGATCCAGCAGAACCTGGAGCGAGTGAAGGGCTACCAACCCCTCCTGAGCTCGGTTCTCGAAGAAGTTTCCAAAGTCGTCGTCGGCCAAAAATACATGGTCGAGCGACTCCTGATGGGCGTCCTGCTCGAAGGCCATATCCTGGTCGAGGGCGTTCCCGGGCTGGCCAAGACCACCACCGTCCGGGCCCTGGCCCGGGTCCTCGACGTCAAGTTCCAACGGATTCAATTCACGCCCGACCTGCTGCCGGCCGACCTGATCGGCACCCAAATCTACAGCCCCAAGACCCAGGACTTCAGCGTCAAGCAGGGGCCGATCTTCGCCAACATCATCCTGGCCGACGAGATCAACCGGGCGCCGGCCAAGGTCCAAAGCGCCTTGCTCGAGGCGATGCAGGAGAAGCAGGTCACCATCGGCAACTCGACCTTCCACCTCGAGCCGCCCTTCGTCGTCCTCGCGACTCAAAACCCGATCGAGCAGGAGGGGACCTACCCCTTGCCCGAAGCCCAGGTCGACCGCTTCATGCTCAAGCTCAACGTCTCCTACCCGAGCAAGGAGGAGGAGGTCGCGATCATGGACCGGGCCCAGGCCGGCCATTGGGAAGAATTGCGGCCGCTGCTCAAGGCCGCTCAACTCGGCGAGATGCGCCGGCTGATCGAGCAGGTCTATCTCGACCCCAAGATCAAGGACTATATCGTGCGCATCGTGCTGGCGACTCGCAATCCGGCCGAGCTGAAATTAGGGCTCGAAAGCTACGTCCAATTCGGCGCCTCGCCCCGGGCCAGCATCTATTTGAGCGCGGTGGCCCGCTGCTACGCCTTCCTCCAAGGCCGAGCTTTCGTCACTCCCCAGGACGTCAAGACGATGGCGCCGGACGTGCTGCGCCATCGGATCCTCCTGACCTATATGGCCGAGGCCGAGGGGCTATCGAGCGACGAGGTGCTAAAGAAGATTCTCGATCAACTGGAGGTCCCGTGA
- a CDS encoding DUF58 domain-containing protein has protein sequence MLPPEILKKIKRIQLKTNYLANEIFAGEYESAFRGRGMEFEEVREYEPGDEIRSIDWNVTARIGRPFVKVYREEREMTVMILVDMSESLDFGTRERSKRETAAEVAAVLAYAAIKSNDKVGLILFTDRVEKFIPAKKGKGHVYRVIQEILTFKPTHAKTQIRVPLEYLIRVMNRRSIAFLISDFLDQDYERALAIAKRRHDLVCIQLYDRVEADFPAAGWLRWRDPESGEERWVNSSGRAFQKKYRQLAERTLREPQKLFQSLGVDSVQVEQSRDYIHPLLQFFRLREKRQ, from the coding sequence ATGCTGCCACCGGAAATTCTAAAAAAGATAAAACGCATTCAGCTCAAGACCAATTACCTGGCCAACGAGATTTTCGCCGGCGAGTACGAGAGCGCCTTCCGCGGCCGGGGCATGGAGTTCGAGGAAGTGCGGGAGTACGAGCCGGGCGACGAGATCCGAAGCATCGACTGGAACGTCACCGCCCGAATCGGCCGGCCCTTCGTCAAGGTCTACCGCGAGGAGCGGGAGATGACCGTGATGATCCTGGTCGACATGTCGGAGTCGCTCGATTTCGGGACCCGGGAGCGCTCCAAGCGCGAGACCGCGGCCGAGGTCGCGGCGGTCCTGGCCTATGCCGCGATCAAGAGCAACGACAAGGTCGGCCTGATCCTCTTCACCGACCGGGTCGAGAAGTTCATTCCGGCCAAGAAGGGAAAGGGCCACGTCTACCGAGTCATCCAAGAGATCCTGACCTTCAAGCCGACCCACGCCAAGACTCAGATCCGGGTGCCGCTCGAATACCTGATCCGGGTGATGAACCGCCGCTCCATCGCCTTCCTCATCTCCGACTTCCTCGATCAAGACTACGAGCGGGCCTTGGCCATCGCCAAACGGCGCCATGATCTGGTCTGCATCCAGCTTTACGACCGGGTCGAGGCCGATTTCCCGGCGGCCGGCTGGTTGCGCTGGCGCGACCCCGAGAGCGGGGAGGAGCGTTGGGTGAACAGCTCGGGCCGGGCTTTTCAGAAAAAATACCGCCAGCTTGCCGAGCGGACCCTCCGCGAACCGCAAAAGCTCTTCCAGTCGTTGGGCGTCGACTCGGTCCAAGTCGAGCAGAGCCGCGATTACATCCATCCCTTGCTGCAATTTTTCCGGCTCCGGGAGAAGCGACAATAG
- the dnaJ gene encoding molecular chaperone DnaJ: MKRCYYEILELDRQAGDGEIKTAYRKKALEFHPDRNPSHEAEERFKEASEAYEVLSDPQKRSLYDRFGHAGLQRQGFHGFDDVGDVFSHFSDIFEDFFGFSRGGGRRGGPQPGRDIRFDIRLKFSEAFSGIEQKIDVPRQEECELCGGQGYPKGQEPLVCRHCGGKGELYQSRGFFTISTTCNACQGHGKVVKEHCKDCRGQGSVAKSKRLTVKVPPGVDNGTQLCLRGEGEAGRRGGPRGDLYVVLTVEEDERFQRQGPDLHHQRKVSMVAAALGEEIEVPVPEGGEKLRIPPGAQTGDVLKLSGKGMPSLRDKRRGDLHVHLFVETPRDLSPEQAELLQAFRKTLGDSPGPESSFTKSRKKSKKSRTWFGT, from the coding sequence GTGAAGCGCTGTTACTATGAAATCCTCGAGCTTGACCGCCAAGCCGGCGACGGTGAGATTAAGACCGCCTACCGGAAAAAGGCTCTGGAATTCCATCCCGACCGCAATCCCAGCCACGAGGCCGAGGAACGTTTCAAAGAAGCCTCCGAGGCTTACGAAGTCTTGAGCGACCCCCAAAAACGCTCCCTTTACGACCGCTTCGGCCATGCCGGGCTTCAGCGCCAGGGCTTCCATGGCTTCGACGACGTCGGCGACGTCTTCTCCCATTTTTCCGATATTTTCGAAGACTTCTTCGGCTTTTCCCGAGGCGGCGGCCGGCGAGGAGGCCCCCAGCCCGGCCGAGACATTCGCTTCGACATCCGGCTGAAGTTTTCCGAAGCCTTCAGCGGGATCGAGCAAAAGATCGACGTGCCACGGCAAGAGGAATGCGAGCTTTGCGGTGGCCAAGGCTACCCCAAGGGCCAAGAGCCCCTGGTTTGCCGCCACTGCGGCGGCAAGGGCGAGCTCTACCAATCGCGGGGCTTTTTCACCATTTCCACCACTTGCAACGCCTGCCAAGGCCACGGCAAGGTGGTGAAGGAGCACTGTAAGGATTGCCGCGGGCAGGGCAGCGTCGCCAAGAGCAAGCGGCTCACCGTCAAGGTGCCGCCGGGCGTCGACAACGGCACCCAACTTTGCCTGCGCGGGGAAGGCGAAGCCGGCCGCCGGGGCGGCCCTCGCGGCGACCTCTACGTCGTTCTCACCGTCGAGGAGGATGAGCGCTTTCAGCGCCAGGGACCGGATCTCCATCATCAACGCAAAGTTTCGATGGTCGCCGCGGCCCTCGGAGAGGAAATCGAGGTCCCGGTTCCGGAAGGCGGCGAAAAGCTGCGCATCCCGCCGGGGGCCCAGACCGGCGACGTCCTCAAGTTGTCGGGGAAGGGCATGCCCTCCCTTCGCGACAAGCGGCGGGGCGATCTCCATGTCCACCTTTTCGTCGAAACTCCGCGGGATTTGAGCCCCGAGCAAGCGGAGCTGCTCCAGGCTTTCCGCAAGACCTTGGGCGATTCCCCGGGCCCCGAAAGTTCCTTTACCAAATCCCGAAAAAAATCTAAGAAATCACGCACCTGGTTTGGAACGTGA